In one Bacillus sp. PK3_68 genomic region, the following are encoded:
- the spoVS gene encoding stage V sporulation protein SpoVS — protein MEILKVSAKSNPNSVAGALAGVLRERGAAEIQAIGAGALNQAVKAVAIARGFVAPSGVDLICIPAFTDIMIEGEERTAIKLIVEPR, from the coding sequence ATGGAGATATTAAAAGTTTCGGCAAAATCTAATCCTAATTCTGTAGCTGGTGCACTTGCCGGTGTTCTTCGGGAAAGAGGGGCGGCTGAAATTCAGGCAATTGGGGCTGGTGCGCTTAATCAAGCGGTCAAGGCAGTAGCGATTGCACGAGGATTTGTTGCTCCAAGCGGGGTAGATTTAATTTGCATCCCAGCTTTTACAGACATTATGATTGAAGGAGAAGAACGAACTGCAATCAAATTGATTGTCGAACCTCGATAA
- a CDS encoding dipeptidase codes for MVFDAHCDVLYQLQKDPKKNFNDPSLHVTHSRLKRAKAKVQCFAIFLPTSVRPNDRFRSALEQIDLFYKKVIDPYPDMKVITTRRELEELKNGEIGAVLTLEGGEAIEEDPLKLSTLYRLGVRSVGLTWNHTNALADGAMTKRGAGITEFGSRVVRMLNEWKAWTDVSHLSEKAFWDVMEQADHPIASHSNCYSLCPHPRNLKDDQIQALIEKDSVVGLSFVPFFIKEHGKVYAQDLLKHVEHICELGGENHLGFGSDFDGIDEMIQGWDSYEAYEQWTEILQKYYSASQVEKFLWTNFSSRFPG; via the coding sequence ATGGTGTTTGATGCACACTGTGACGTCTTATATCAATTACAAAAAGATCCAAAGAAAAATTTTAATGATCCTTCCTTGCATGTGACACACAGCAGACTTAAACGAGCGAAAGCCAAGGTTCAATGCTTTGCGATCTTTCTTCCAACTTCAGTGAGGCCAAACGATCGGTTCCGCTCGGCATTAGAGCAAATTGATTTATTTTACAAGAAGGTGATTGATCCCTATCCAGATATGAAAGTGATTACAACTAGGCGGGAATTGGAAGAGCTGAAAAACGGAGAAATTGGCGCCGTACTTACGCTCGAAGGCGGTGAGGCAATTGAAGAAGACCCATTAAAGCTATCGACCCTATACCGGCTCGGTGTAAGGTCCGTCGGTTTAACGTGGAATCACACTAATGCTTTGGCAGACGGTGCTATGACTAAAAGGGGAGCGGGTATAACTGAATTTGGAAGTCGCGTTGTCCGTATGCTGAATGAATGGAAGGCTTGGACAGATGTATCTCATTTGTCGGAGAAGGCCTTTTGGGATGTAATGGAACAGGCTGATCATCCAATTGCTAGTCATTCAAATTGCTACAGCCTTTGTCCGCATCCGCGCAATTTGAAAGATGATCAAATTCAAGCATTAATTGAAAAGGATAGCGTGGTCGGCCTCTCCTTTGTACCGTTTTTTATTAAGGAACATGGAAAGGTATATGCTCAAGACTTGCTGAAGCACGTAGAGCATATTTGTGAACTGGGGGGTGAAAACCATCTTGGTTTCGGCTCGGATTTTGATGGCATTGACGAAATGATTCAAGGTTGGGATTCATATGAGGCCTACGAGCAATGGACAGAGATTCTTCAAAAGTACTATTCCGCCAGCCAAGTAGAAAAGTTTCTTTGGACGAATTTTTCAAGTCGATTTCCGGGATGA
- a CDS encoding 2-oxoacid:acceptor oxidoreductase subunit alpha, protein MINQLSWKVGGQQGEGIESTGEIFSTALNRLGYFLYGYRHFSSRIKGGHTNNKIRVSTTPVRAVADDLDILVAFDQETIDVNYGELHDQGIIIADAKFNPVKPDQAKAELYVVPFTEIAAELGTSLMKNMVAVGATCAVINLDVHVFTNVVEEIFGRKGEAVVQKNMEAIQQGYQYMCDQLGSKVGAMQLEAADGHQRMFMIGNDAIALGALAGGVRLMAAYPITPASEIMEYLIDKLPKVGGTVIQTEDEIAAATMAIGANYGGIRSFTASAGPGLSLMMEAIGLAGMTETPLVVVDTQRGGPSTGLPTKQEQSDLLAMIYGTHGEIPKIVMAPSTAEEAFYDTVEAFNLAEEYQCPVILLSDLQLSLGKQTVEPLDYSRVEIRRGKLVQEELPELDGKAYFKRYEVTEDGVSPRVIPGMKHGIHHVTGVEHDETGRPSEGAANRQAQMDKRMRKLEQIRFDTPVYKNAQHEEADLLLIGFNSTRGAIEEAMERLEQEGVKVNHAQIRLIHPFPSEEILPLIESAKNVLVVENNATGQLANIIKMNVGHIQKVKSLLKYDGNPFQPHHIYHGSKELFPLQGAVTNGNV, encoded by the coding sequence ATGATAAATCAGCTTTCCTGGAAAGTCGGAGGACAACAGGGGGAAGGGATTGAAAGTACCGGGGAAATCTTTTCTACCGCTTTGAACCGTCTCGGATACTTTCTCTACGGGTACCGCCATTTTTCATCCCGAATTAAAGGCGGCCATACCAATAATAAAATTCGTGTGAGCACGACTCCTGTCCGTGCGGTCGCGGATGATTTAGATATTTTAGTGGCATTTGACCAGGAAACCATTGATGTCAACTATGGGGAGCTTCACGATCAGGGAATCATCATCGCAGATGCTAAGTTCAATCCAGTGAAGCCAGATCAGGCAAAGGCAGAATTGTATGTCGTTCCTTTCACAGAAATCGCGGCTGAACTGGGTACGTCGTTGATGAAGAACATGGTAGCTGTAGGGGCCACATGCGCTGTTATTAATTTAGATGTACACGTGTTTACCAATGTAGTAGAAGAAATTTTTGGCCGCAAGGGAGAAGCCGTTGTCCAGAAGAACATGGAAGCGATTCAACAAGGCTATCAATATATGTGTGACCAGCTTGGCAGCAAAGTAGGAGCCATGCAGCTTGAAGCGGCAGATGGACATCAGCGGATGTTCATGATCGGCAATGATGCGATCGCACTCGGTGCCCTGGCGGGCGGTGTCCGTTTGATGGCGGCTTACCCGATTACGCCAGCTTCTGAAATTATGGAATACTTGATCGACAAGCTGCCGAAGGTCGGCGGAACGGTCATTCAAACAGAAGATGAAATTGCGGCAGCCACGATGGCGATCGGTGCCAATTATGGCGGCATTCGTTCCTTTACCGCTTCTGCGGGACCGGGTCTCTCTTTAATGATGGAAGCGATTGGCCTGGCGGGGATGACAGAAACGCCGCTCGTTGTCGTTGATACTCAGCGGGGGGGTCCATCTACCGGCTTGCCAACAAAGCAAGAACAGTCCGACTTACTGGCGATGATTTACGGAACCCATGGCGAAATCCCGAAAATCGTGATGGCGCCAAGCACGGCAGAAGAAGCCTTTTATGATACGGTGGAAGCCTTTAATCTCGCAGAAGAATATCAATGTCCGGTGATTCTTCTATCTGACTTGCAGCTATCTCTTGGCAAACAAACCGTCGAACCGCTGGACTACAGCCGAGTAGAAATCCGCCGAGGCAAACTTGTTCAAGAAGAGCTGCCGGAGCTGGATGGAAAAGCTTACTTTAAACGCTATGAAGTGACAGAGGATGGAGTTTCCCCTCGAGTGATCCCTGGCATGAAGCATGGCATTCACCACGTAACAGGGGTGGAGCATGATGAGACCGGAAGGCCGTCCGAAGGAGCGGCTAATCGCCAGGCTCAAATGGACAAGCGGATGAGAAAGCTGGAGCAGATCCGCTTTGATACACCGGTCTATAAAAACGCTCAGCATGAAGAAGCTGATTTATTGTTGATCGGATTTAATTCCACTCGCGGGGCGATTGAAGAAGCGATGGAACGGTTAGAGCAGGAGGGGGTAAAAGTCAACCATGCTCAAATTAGACTCATTCATCCGTTCCCGTCAGAAGAAATCTTGCCGCTGATCGAGTCAGCGAAAAACGTGCTTGTCGTAGAAAATAATGCGACTGGCCAATTGGCGAATATCATTAAAATGAATGTAGGCCACATTCAGAAAGTGAAAAGCCTGCTAAAATATGACGGCAATCCATTCCAGCCGCATCATATTTACCATGGCAGCAAAGAACTTTTCCCATTACAAGGAGCGGTTACAAATGGCAACGTTTAA
- a CDS encoding 2-oxoacid:ferredoxin oxidoreductase subunit beta — MATFKDFRNDVKPNWCPGCGDFSVQAAIQRAAANIGLTPDQLAVISGIGCSGRISGYIKSYGLHGIHGRSLPIAQGVKMANKDLTVIASGGDGDGFAIGMGHTIHAMRRNIDMTYIVMDNQIYGLTKGQTSPRSAQGFVTKSTPKGAIEGTVSPMELALTSGATFVAQSFSTDLKDLTAIIEAGINHKGFSIINVFSPCVTYNKINTYDWFKENLTKLSAIEDYDSSNREMAMNTLMQHNGLVTGIIYQDKERASYQELVHGYAEEPLASQDLQLGDEMFNNLVKEFI; from the coding sequence ATGGCAACGTTTAAAGATTTTCGAAATGATGTAAAACCAAACTGGTGTCCAGGCTGCGGTGACTTTTCTGTCCAGGCGGCGATTCAGCGGGCGGCGGCCAATATCGGCTTGACGCCGGATCAGCTTGCGGTTATTTCCGGCATCGGCTGTTCGGGACGTATTTCAGGCTACATTAAATCATACGGCCTTCATGGGATTCATGGGCGATCACTGCCGATTGCTCAAGGAGTGAAGATGGCCAACAAAGACTTAACGGTGATTGCTTCTGGCGGAGACGGCGATGGATTCGCCATCGGCATGGGGCATACGATTCATGCGATGCGCCGCAATATTGATATGACTTATATTGTGATGGATAATCAAATTTACGGGTTAACAAAGGGGCAAACCTCTCCTCGCTCTGCTCAGGGATTTGTAACAAAGTCCACTCCGAAAGGAGCGATTGAAGGAACGGTCTCTCCCATGGAGCTGGCGCTGACAAGTGGCGCTACATTTGTCGCTCAAAGCTTCTCTACGGACCTGAAGGACTTAACGGCCATCATTGAAGCGGGCATCAACCATAAGGGCTTTTCTATTATTAACGTGTTCAGCCCATGTGTGACCTATAATAAAATTAACACCTATGATTGGTTTAAAGAAAACTTAACGAAGCTTTCTGCGATTGAAGACTATGATTCTTCCAATCGGGAGATGGCGATGAATACGCTGATGCAACACAACGGCCTCGTAACAGGGATCATTTATCAGGATAAAGAAAGAGCTTCTTATCAAGAGCTTGTGCATGGCTATGCAGAAGAACCGCTGGCCAGCCAAGACCTGCAGCTAGGCGATGAAATGTTTAATAACCTTGTGAAGGAATTTATATGA